The Candidatus Arthromitus sp. SFB-mouse-Japan genome includes a region encoding these proteins:
- the era gene encoding GTPase Era gives MHKSGFVSIVGRANVGKSTLLNNFINQKLSIVSSKPQTTRNNVIGILNNDDYQIVFTDTPGYHKPRYKLGDYMIKSISSGLKETDVIIFVANIRKEIPKLDLEILDKIKDLSIPRIFVLNKCDEISSKDIMDTLSKYSKIVNFDEYIPISALNGKNINKLLELILKYLPNGPKYYDSDWTATNNEKFFISEIVREKILKLIHDEVPHGVGVEIISMKYDDQKNRYNIEGNIFCDKETHKAIIIGKNGDMLKRISTYSRQDMEKFLGSKVYIRLWVKVRNNWRDDNNHLKSLGYK, from the coding sequence ATGCACAAATCTGGATTTGTAAGTATAGTTGGAAGGGCAAATGTTGGAAAGTCGACCTTACTTAATAATTTTATAAATCAAAAATTGAGTATTGTATCGAGTAAACCGCAAACTACGAGAAATAATGTAATTGGGATATTGAATAATGATGATTATCAAATAGTTTTTACAGATACTCCAGGGTATCATAAACCAAGGTATAAATTAGGAGATTACATGATAAAATCTATTTCTAGTGGTTTGAAAGAAACAGATGTTATTATTTTTGTAGCTAATATTAGGAAAGAAATTCCAAAACTTGATCTTGAAATTTTGGATAAGATAAAAGATTTAAGTATTCCAAGGATTTTTGTACTTAATAAGTGTGACGAAATAAGTAGCAAAGATATAATGGATACTTTATCCAAATATAGTAAGATTGTTAACTTTGATGAGTATATACCGATATCAGCACTTAATGGTAAAAATATTAATAAATTATTAGAGTTAATATTGAAATATTTGCCTAATGGACCTAAATATTATGATAGTGATTGGACAGCTACTAATAATGAAAAATTTTTTATATCTGAGATTGTGAGAGAAAAGATTTTGAAACTTATACACGATGAGGTTCCTCATGGAGTAGGGGTTGAAATAATATCGATGAAATATGATGATCAAAAAAATAGATATAATATTGAGGGGAATATTTTTTGTGATAAGGAAACTCATAAAGCTATAATAATTGGGAAAAATGGAGATATGTTAAAGAGGATATCGACTTATTCGCGTCAAGATATGGAGAAATTTTTAGGTAGTAAAGTGTACATAAGATTGTGGGTTAAGGTTAGAAATAATTGGAGAGATGATAATAATCATCTTAAGAGTTTAGGATATAAATAA
- the recO gene encoding DNA repair protein RecO → MKLIDIRGFVLKEQTYKENDKIVWVLCENIGKVSILAKNAKKMKNSKFILTQPFSLVQFTLIKGKSFYYIQDGSLIKNVNFINNEDVIFYLSYFFELLDICFQDKDILDTNFFKIIMKTFLVLESNSMDKDLMMRIFEFKLLNKLGCSIEFEKCYYCSQNLKESIGYFDFTFQSVVCNSCSKLKEFKIENRIINIMRFLNKIDMRNIPRLSVTNNDMKLIFDFNKILLDQNLIRMPNSIKFLGGYE, encoded by the coding sequence TTGAAGTTAATTGATATAAGGGGTTTTGTATTAAAAGAGCAGACATATAAGGAAAATGATAAAATTGTATGGGTATTATGTGAAAATATAGGTAAGGTATCCATATTAGCAAAAAACGCTAAAAAAATGAAAAATTCAAAATTTATACTTACTCAACCATTTAGTTTGGTACAATTTACTCTCATTAAGGGTAAAAGTTTCTATTATATACAAGATGGATCACTTATTAAAAATGTAAATTTTATAAATAATGAGGATGTAATCTTTTATCTTTCTTATTTTTTTGAATTATTAGATATTTGTTTTCAAGATAAAGATATTTTGGATACAAACTTTTTTAAAATTATAATGAAAACTTTTTTAGTATTGGAATCAAATAGTATGGACAAGGATCTAATGATGAGAATTTTTGAATTCAAATTATTAAATAAGTTAGGGTGTAGTATAGAATTTGAAAAATGTTATTATTGTTCGCAAAATTTAAAAGAAAGTATAGGATATTTTGATTTTACTTTTCAAAGTGTTGTATGTAATTCTTGCTCTAAATTAAAGGAGTTTAAGATTGAAAATAGAATTATAAATATCATGAGATTTTTAAATAAAATTGATATGAGAAATATACCAAGGTTGAGCGTAACTAATAATGATATGAAATTGATTTTTGATTTTAATAAGATTTTGTTAGATCAAAATCTTATTAGAATGCCTAACAGTATAAAGTTTTTGGGAGGATATGAGTGA
- a CDS encoding DUF4342 domain-containing protein — translation MGDNLLFQNMEILKEKFGVTYKEAKEVLQNSNNDLIEALIYLEERYPIKECCSVKSYILDFKKRLLELYVEGSNQRVIFSKGGNVLMDIPLTAFIVGSFTFVLYPILLPFKIGGILLFDIHVKVVDKSGNVYDVNSNVKQRVNDTISTSKEKISDIISNVNFRAKTDDIKTKAVEFGKKAMENFNGIVENKIASTIKEKSSNYAKFIYDVESDQITKEVNYNIDGDNENHDFIEVTEFIETLESKDNGIKTEKTEENE, via the coding sequence ATGGGTGATAATTTATTGTTTCAGAATATGGAAATATTAAAAGAGAAATTTGGAGTTACTTATAAAGAGGCAAAGGAAGTTTTACAGAACAGTAATAACGATTTAATAGAAGCTTTGATATATCTTGAGGAAAGGTATCCTATTAAAGAGTGTTGTTCAGTAAAGTCATATATTTTAGATTTTAAAAAGCGTTTGCTTGAATTATATGTTGAGGGCAGTAATCAACGTGTTATCTTTAGTAAAGGTGGTAATGTGTTAATGGACATTCCTCTTACAGCATTTATAGTTGGATCATTTACATTTGTATTGTATCCTATACTTCTCCCTTTTAAGATAGGCGGTATATTATTATTTGATATACATGTTAAGGTTGTTGATAAATCAGGAAATGTTTATGATGTGAACTCAAATGTTAAACAAAGAGTAAATGATACGATATCGACATCTAAAGAGAAAATAAGTGATATTATTTCAAATGTAAATTTTAGAGCTAAAACAGATGATATTAAAACAAAAGCAGTTGAATTTGGTAAAAAAGCAATGGAAAATTTCAATGGTATTGTAGAAAACAAAATCGCTAGTACAATAAAAGAAAAGTCCTCAAATTATGCTAAATTTATTTATGATGTTGAAAGTGATCAGATAACTAAAGAAGTTAATTACAATATAGATGGTGATAATGAAAATCATGATTTTATAGAGGTAACTGAGTTTATAGAAACCTTAGAAAGTAAAGATAATGGAATAAAAACTGAAAAAACAGAGGAAAACGAGTAA